The Petrocella atlantisensis genome has a window encoding:
- a CDS encoding site-specific integrase, which produces MQLRGYSPKTIDSYSNNLNRFLLFIDKPVDDLTTEDVRSFLLSLIKKKLSTSYINSAYFVCQLFFKSVLK; this is translated from the coding sequence ATGCAACTCAGGGGTTACAGCCCCAAAACAATTGACTCTTATTCCAACAATCTCAATCGGTTCCTTCTTTTTATCGACAAACCTGTCGATGACCTCACTACTGAAGATGTGCGTTCTTTTCTTCTCTCTCTTATCAAGAAAAAATTGTCTACCAGTTACATCAACAGCGCTTACTTTGTTTGCCAATTATTCTTCAAATCTGTTCTAAAATAA